Within Chelatococcus sp. HY11, the genomic segment CACGCGCAAATTTCTCGGAACAGTCTTCATGCTGGTCTTCGTCTGCGTCTACGCGCTGGTGGCGATGGCACTGGCGCAGGGGCGCGTGCAGGCCTCGTCGAAGGGCATCCAGATGGCCTTCTACGTGATCG encodes:
- a CDS encoding DUF2842 domain-containing protein encodes the protein MRRRTRKFLGTVFMLVFVCVYALVAMALAQGRVQASSKGIQMAFYVIVGLAWILPLLPLIRWMERPDITER